From the Finegoldia magna ATCC 29328 genome, the window TCAACAGAGGTAAATCCCGTTATGGTTCACATAAGAAGAATACGAGCTAAATTCGAACAATGCGGAATAAGTTCAATAATAAAGACAATATGGGGAGTGGGGTATAAGATTAATGCGTAAAGAAAATTCATATATTAAAAGAATCATTCTGTATCAATGTTTATGGATAGCTGTTGGAATTTTTATTACATTTGCTTTTCATCAATTGATAGACACCTTGATAATTTACAATATCGACACAGAAGCCGAGATGAGTTCAATATATAAGATTTATTTTGGATATGGTCATTATTTTTTCATTATGCTAGGCGCAATTGTAATAACCATCGGATGTTTTTACATTCAGAACAAACAATTTGAAAAATATCGCGATTATTTTGTATCTGGAATTAAATACATTAAAGGCGAAATTCCTGAGATAAGAGAATTTCACGAATCTCTATCCAACGAAAGATTGGATTTCATTAATATTCGAAAACAAATTTTAGAAATGGAAAACAATTATGAACTAGCATATAAGGAAAAAACAGATTTGCTGACGTATTTGGCACATGATATCAAAACGCCTCTATCAAATTTATTGGGATATTCAACGTTGCTTTACGATGAAGATAATTTAACTTATGAGCAACAAAAAAAGTTCATAAAAGTTATCTACGAAAATGTGAAATCACTAAACAGTTTGAGCGAGGATTTCTTCTCCTATTTGAAATTCAATTTAAATGAAATTCCAATTAACATCAAAAAGTTTGATGCAGAACTATTTTTAAAACAATGGGAAGAAGAAAGAAAAACACTGGTGAACGATAACGATTTGGATATTAGATTTGCAAATACTTCTTGTAAAGAAATTAATACAGACGCTGAATTACTCGTGAGGATTTTGGATAATTTGGTATCGAACGCGACCAAATACTCAAAAAAGGGTACAACCATAATTGTTGAAGTTGAGATAAAGGATAAATCATTAAATTTGACGGTTAAAAATGAAATCGAAAATGATTTGAACGTAGATTGGAAATTGGTGAAAAATAAATTTTATCGCGGAGATATGTCACGAAATCGCATAAAAAACAATGGCTCAGGAGTTGGACTTACAATTGTAAATGATATTGTAGCACATTTGAATGGAAAATTTGATGTGTACAATAAAGATAATTTGGTAATTGCGAATGTAATTATTCCCGTATATTAAAAAAGAAAGGAAAAAGCAAGAATTAATACAAAAAAACTTAATCTCTTATTTTGAAGACTAACCTATAATGACTTTATAAGGTTAGTTTTTTATTGGCAAGTCATAAGGGGGAATAGTTTATGAAAAAAATAATACGCTTATTGACATTTTTGTTGATTTTTGCTGTGGGGTTAGGATTTTTCTCTTACAAAGATTCACGTTTGATGGAGTTTTTTATAAGAGAGTTCGACACCACTGTGAATATAACCACTAAGCCACAAAATACTGAAAAAAACATTCTTGAAATTCAAAAAATTGCTAAGAAAAACAAAATTAGTTTCATAAAAGAAGTTTACAAACCCAAAAACTCATTAAAAGAAAAACAGAAAATAAATATATTTGTTTATCTTGATGATGCGATGTGGTTTAAGAAATCATTTAAGAACATTGATATCGATGAAAATTACAACGGAATTAATAGATTTAAAAATGTAACCGAGCACAGCATTTTGACAAGCAAGGAAGTTGATTTTATTGAATATTCTAAGATTGAAAATCACACTTTTAATGGAGATTATCACATTAAAGGAACGCCTTCTAATATTGGGAAATTTATCGACGAATTAAATGGTAGAAAAGAATTGGAAATTGATGCTACAATTGACAAATCTTTTTCGGTTGCTAGTGAAATCACACAAAAACAAGCCATATTATACGCGATGCTTATTTTAATAATTGTTTTTGCTTTGGCGTTCAGCGTTGTAATTTACAATTCATCACTTTCCAAGGAAATATCTATAATTTCTCTATTGGGTCATGACAAAATGAGTTTTTGCTGTAAAAAGGCGATGAATTTGTTGGCAATTACAATATTGATTTCGTCGATGGCATTGTTTGGCGTGTTGTTTTATTTGACACACCCGGGCTCGATGATTGGCTTTGCAATAGCAGTCAAACAAATATTCATATCACTTGTTTTAATGGGAATTTTATTGACAATATTATATTTTCTTATGCTTTACTTCAGAGTTAAAAATGTCAGCACCATTTCGTGGCTAAAAGGCTACAAAAAAATATACAAAACAAGCCCTGTGATTTTTAAAGTTATTTCATTTTCTGTTGTCCTGTATCTTCTAACAGTAACTGTATTTGGATTGAACGACTACCTTGCATCTACATCATTTTTTGATGCGTGGGAAAAATCGAAGAATTATGCAAATGTAGCTTGTGCGTGGCCGTGGACTTATGTTCAAAATGATGAAAAATTTGAAGAAATAGTCGCACCAAAGTTAAGTAGTTTGTGGGATGAATTGGATTCTAAAGGGGCAATACTTTTCTTCGCACCAAATATTCAATATGAAAATGATGATGAATATTTAAATAAACAGGCTTTTAGAGGTAGGTATGCTTATATTAATAAGAATTATGTCGAAACAACCAACTTGATTGATTCACAAAACAATCCACTGACGACTCATACGCCAAATTCTGATGAATGGATTGTATTTGTTCCTGAAAATATTACAATAACGGAATTTGACAAGCAAAATATAAGAAAATCACATATTTTTAATTGCGTGAATCAAAAAGACGATGTCAGTGAGAAATACATCAAAATCAAGAAAAAGCAGTATGTTTTTACGTTTGATTGCCAGCAAAATATAATTAGTCCAGATATATTTAATTATGTTTTAGTCATGGTAAATGGCAAAGAATTAGCACCTACCAGAGAGATTAAAATACCGTCACTGGTTAACGGCAAGTTTCATCCCTACATCCCAAATCCGAATAAGGGCTATGATTATTTAAAACCAGCCATTCAAAAAACACAATCGTCTGACTATATACTTTTCGTCACGAGCGTATATGACGAGGTCGTTGAAAAAATAGAAATGTATAAGACGGAAACGACCATATATTTTTTAGGATTTTTGCTATCGGTTTTAATATTGTTTGTAACGATAAAAATAGATGAAGAATCATATTTTTATAATTATGGACAAAAAATCTACGTTTCTAGATTGCTTGGGTATGATTTTAAATCTATCCATAAAACTAAAATACTTCAGATTATAGTTGGGTTTATCGTAAGTGTTATTATTTGTTATATGATAATACTATTCACGATATATTTTAGAAACTTTGAGTTTTTCGAGCCAAAAGATGGATGGAGTTTAAGAAAATTATTGATTTGTTTATTAATGTATTCTGCAAGCATTATTATTTGTTTTATATATGAAATTATTAACATAAAAAAGAACGAAAAAAATTTAGTGACAAAGTTAAAGGAAGGGAATTAAGTGAATATTGACAAACCTCAAATCTCATTGAAAAATATATCGAAAAAATATGGTAACCATAAAATATTAGAAAATATTAATCTCGAAATTTACGAAGGGGATTTTATTTGCATTTTTGGCAAAAGTGGTGGAGGAAAGACAACGCTATTAAATATTATTGGGACGCTTGAAGAATATGATGAAGGGGAATTGATTTGCTTTTCTAAACATAATCCATTTAGAAATGAAAAAGAATCTGAACTTTTACGAAGGTATAAAATAGCATATCTTTTTCAAAACTTTGCTCTAGTTGATAATATGACAGTTCAAGAAAATTTGAATTTGGCAGTAAAATACAGTAGAAGTACAGATAAAAAATCACTTATCAAAAAAGCTCTTATGGATATGGGAATAGAAGACAAGCTTAAGTCAAAAATATTTGAATTATCAGGTGGAGAACAGCAAAGAGTAGCTCTCGCGAGAAATATGGTTAAGCCATACGAAATAATGCTAGCAGACGAACCGACAGGATCGTTAGATAGTGAAAACAAAAAGATAGTAATTGATACACTTGTAAAACTAAATAAACTGGGGAAAACTATAATTGTTGTAAGTCATGATAAAGAATTTGAAAAAATTGCGCACAAAAATTTTATTATCGAAAACGGCAAATTAAAAAAGATGGAATTTGCTGTTGATAACTAATAGAATATTCGGGTTAAAAAGGGTATGTGAAAAGTTTTCACAGCCTATATACAGAAAGATCAATCAGAAAAAGCCATCGAACAACTAACAAAAGAAATGAAAAATTTATAAATAAATTATCCTACTTGCTGATTTTGCAGGTAGGATTATTTGATTTCAAACGTTAAGAAATTCTAAAGATTACAGAAAAAATGAGCAAATTTAATGAAGTTGTGATATAATTTTAACTGTTAAATATATTAATAGGATGATGAGAAATGGAAAAATCAAATCAAAAAAAATATACTTTTTTGATTAATACAACGCCCCCTCCAAGGCTGATCAAAAGAATGGATCTAGTAAAAGATAAGTTCGATTTGTATGCGATTTGCTGGGATAAAGGTGGGGATGAAAAATATGATTTCAAGCGTGATTTTTGCAAGAAGGAAATAATAAACATAGATGCTGACAACAGTAATCCTATGAAAAGACTTATTCCAACTTACAAATTCTCACAGAAAGCTTATAAAATATTGGAGAGAATTAAACCAGATTTAATTCATGTCCAAAGTTATGATATGCTAGAGATAGCTACCAAATACAAGAAAAATAACGACAACAAGGTTAAGATTATATACGAAGTGCCAGATATCCACAGATATTTGACTGATGACAAGAAGAGTTTCCCGATGAATATTGTGTCTTCTATTTTGAAAAAAAGAGAGAACAATATGCTCGCATTCGTTGACTTGATGATTATGACAAGCATGAAATTCTGGGAACACTTCGATGGGAAATACAGCAAGGACAATTTGGTGTTCATGCCTAATATTCCAAATTTGGAATTATTCAAGGATTATGATAAGTTAAGAGTAAAAAACCAACACGATACTTTCACTGTTGGCTACATCGGTGGGCTTAGATATTTGAACGAATTGAAAAAGCTTGTGAAAGCGATGGAAGGTTTGGAAATGAATCTTATGATGGCAGGTTTCGAGAGCGGAACGTACTTCAAAGAGCTTTCTGAAACGAAAGATTTCATCGAATATCGCGGCAAATTTTACTATGACGATGAGATTGCAGAGCTTTATTCGAAATGCGACTGCATATTCTCAGTGTACGATGCGTCGATGAAAAATGTTAGGATTGCACTTCCGAATAAATTATACGAATCTATCCACGCAGAACTTCCTATAATTGTCGCAAGAGACACTTATCTGTCAGAAGTTGTGAACGAATGGAATGTGGGAGTTGCGGTTGATCACGAATCGGACGAGGAAATGAGAAATGTTTTGATTAAACTTAGAGATGACCAATCATTCTACCATTCGCTTCAAGAAAACTGCAGAAAAATGCAATCAGAATTGAATCCACAAAAAAACAACGAAAGATTATTAAAAAGAATAGAAAATTTATTTTAAAGGAGAGAATATTATGATTAATGTAATTGGTTTAGGTTACATAGGTCTACCTACAGCTTTGATGCTTGCAACATCAGGTAATAAGGTAGTGGGAACAGATATTAAAGAAGAAGTAATTGACAAATTAAAGCATAAAAAATTAACTTTTGAAGAAAAAGGAATGGATGAGCTTTTCGAAAAAGCCTTGAATGCAGACATTACTTTTTCATTAAAACCAGTATCTACTTCTTTCTATATCATTACAGCGCCAACTCCATACGATCCTGTATCTAAGAAATTGGATTGTTCTTATGTAGTAAAAGCTGTAGAATCAGTATTGGAACCTGCAGAAGAAGATGCGATTATTGTTGTTGAATCGACAATTTCACCAGGAGCAATCGACACTTACGTTAGACCTGTTGTTAATGAATACATGGAAAAATCCGGCAAGAAATTGAATTTGGTTCACGCTCCAGAAAGAATTATTCCTGGTAACATGGTTTACGAATTGGAACACAACGCTAGAACAATAGGCGCTGACGATCCAAAATACGGCGAAAAAGTTAAAGAAGTGTACTCATCTTTCTGTAAAGGTGAAATCAATCTAACTAACATCAAAACTGCTGAAATGACAAAAGTTGTTGAAAATACATTCAGAGATATCAACATTGCATTCGCAAACGAATTGGCTAAAATTTGTCGTCAAGGTGGACTTGATGTCAACGAAGTTATCAGAATTTCTAACAAACACCCAAGAGTTAACATTCTTTCACCAGGACCTGGTGTAGGTGGACATTGTATTTCAGTTGACCCATGGTTTTTAGTTGGAGATTATCCACTTCTTACTGAAATAATCTACAAAGCTCGTCAAATCAACGATTCAATGCCAGAATATGTTCTTAGACGTGCCTACAATATTATGCAAGAAAACAACTTAAAAGATTTTTCAAGAGTTGGTATTTATGGATTAACTTACAAAGAAAACGTAGACGATGTGAGAGAATCACCAACACTTCAATTATTACAACACCAAAAAGAACATTTGGGAGATGGATTAAAAGTTTACGATCCAATGGTAAAAAGAGAAGTTGTGGAAAATCAATACCATGATTTGAATAAATTCTTAAATGATGTTGATTTCGTAATCGTAATGATTGGTCACGATGAAATCAGACAAAACATGGATGTTTTAAAAGACAAAGTTGTACTTGATACAAGAAACATCGATGCTGAAAACAAATACAATTTCTACAAATTATAAAATAAATTAAAGGGCGCTAAATTTGCAGCGCCTTTTTTTAAAAAGAGGTAAAAAATGAAAAAAGTAATGGTGGTTTTTGGGACAAGACCAGAAGCTATTAAAATGTGTCCACTTGTAAAAGAACTCAAAAAAAGAGACGAATTCGAAGTTTGTGTACTTGTAACTGGACAGCACAAAGAAATGTTGCGTCAAGTATTGGACGTTTTCGAAATAAAAGAAGACTACAACTTGGATATCATGAAAGAAAAACAAAGCTTGTTCGATGTTACCACAACTATTTTAGACAAAATAAAATCTATATTAGAAGAAGAAAAACCAGACATTGTCTTGGTTCACGGAGATACTTCGACAAGTTTTGTTGCAGGACTTGCCGCATTTTATTTGAGAATACCAGTAGGTCATGTGGAAGCTGGATTGAGAACTTACAACAAATACTCTCCATATCCGGAAGAATTCAACAGACAAGCCATAGGATCGTTGGCAGATTTCCACTTCGCACCAACTACAACTGCAAGGGATAATTTGCTTCGAGAAAACAAAGACGAATCCAAAGTTTTCGTAACGGGAAACACAGTAATAGATGCACTTCAGACAACAGTTGTTGACAATTATCAAAACGAAAATTTGATTGAAGGCAAGAAAATGATTCTTCTAACAATGCACAGAAGAGAAAACTTGGGAGAATCCATGAAGAATTCCTTCAGAGCAATCAAACGAGTTGTCAACGAAAACGAAGATATATATGTGATTTATCCGATACATTTGAATCCAAAAGTACGAGAAATCGCAAACGAAGTATTTGACAATCATCCTAGAATCAAACTAATTGAGCCGTTGAATGTAGTTGATTTTCACAATTTCATGAAACAATCATTCTTCGTAATGACAGATTCAGGCGGAATTCAAGAAGAAGCTCCAGCGCTTGGAAAACCTGTTTTGGTAATGAGAGACACAACAGAAAGACCAGAAGGAGTAGAGGCAGGGACATTAAAATTAACTGGGCTTTGCGAAGAAGACATCTACAACGAAATGACCAAACTTCTTACCGATAAAAATGAATACGACAAAATGAGTGAAGCCACAAACCCTTACGGAGATGGCCACGCATCAGAAAGAATCTGTGACATTTTATCAAAAAATCTATAAACAAAAAAAATCCAACTTCATATAGAAGTTGGATTTTGTATTTAAACGTCAAATAAATTTGACGCGTTAACAGATTGGATTTTCTCAATATCTTAATCTGGAATTGAATTATTTAATTAAGCTTGTTTTCTGCTCTTTCTTGATTTTCTTTCAGAATTGAAAAGAGGATTAACTCTTTCGTAGAAGTCATTCATTTGTGCGAAGTTCATGCTTGCCATGTTTGAGCTTAAGCTTACTGTACAGTTTTTACCGAAATTTCTGATTTGTTTTTGTGTTGTTTTTGTGAACATTTTATTTTCCCCCTATTAATTGTTTATTATTTTATTATTCTTTTTATAATTACGCTTGTTTTTTATTTTTTCTTAATTTTCTTGAACCAAATAATGGTGTTATTCTTTCGTAAAAGTTATCCGCTTGAGCAAAATTCATGCTCGCCATACTTGTGTTAAAACTAATTTGTGAACTTTTTCTAATATTATTTCTTCTCATAAATTTTACCCCCTATGCGTTTTTTCTGTTTTTGAAGATTCTTCTTGATCCAAACAATGGAGAGAATCTTTCGTTAAAATGATCGACACTTGCGAATGTCATTGAAGACATGTTTGTGTTCAAACCAAGAGATGTTTTCTTTGCAAAATCTAA encodes:
- a CDS encoding ATP-binding cassette domain-containing protein codes for the protein MNIDKPQISLKNISKKYGNHKILENINLEIYEGDFICIFGKSGGGKTTLLNIIGTLEEYDEGELICFSKHNPFRNEKESELLRRYKIAYLFQNFALVDNMTVQENLNLAVKYSRSTDKKSLIKKALMDMGIEDKLKSKIFELSGGEQQRVALARNMVKPYEIMLADEPTGSLDSENKKIVIDTLVKLNKLGKTIIVVSHDKEFEKIAHKNFIIENGKLKKMEFAVDN
- a CDS encoding nucleotide sugar dehydrogenase, yielding MINVIGLGYIGLPTALMLATSGNKVVGTDIKEEVIDKLKHKKLTFEEKGMDELFEKALNADITFSLKPVSTSFYIITAPTPYDPVSKKLDCSYVVKAVESVLEPAEEDAIIVVESTISPGAIDTYVRPVVNEYMEKSGKKLNLVHAPERIIPGNMVYELEHNARTIGADDPKYGEKVKEVYSSFCKGEINLTNIKTAEMTKVVENTFRDINIAFANELAKICRQGGLDVNEVIRISNKHPRVNILSPGPGVGGHCISVDPWFLVGDYPLLTEIIYKARQINDSMPEYVLRRAYNIMQENNLKDFSRVGIYGLTYKENVDDVRESPTLQLLQHQKEHLGDGLKVYDPMVKREVVENQYHDLNKFLNDVDFVIVMIGHDEIRQNMDVLKDKVVLDTRNIDAENKYNFYKL
- the wecB gene encoding non-hydrolyzing UDP-N-acetylglucosamine 2-epimerase — its product is MKKVMVVFGTRPEAIKMCPLVKELKKRDEFEVCVLVTGQHKEMLRQVLDVFEIKEDYNLDIMKEKQSLFDVTTTILDKIKSILEEEKPDIVLVHGDTSTSFVAGLAAFYLRIPVGHVEAGLRTYNKYSPYPEEFNRQAIGSLADFHFAPTTTARDNLLRENKDESKVFVTGNTVIDALQTTVVDNYQNENLIEGKKMILLTMHRRENLGESMKNSFRAIKRVVNENEDIYVIYPIHLNPKVREIANEVFDNHPRIKLIEPLNVVDFHNFMKQSFFVMTDSGGIQEEAPALGKPVLVMRDTTERPEGVEAGTLKLTGLCEEDIYNEMTKLLTDKNEYDKMSEATNPYGDGHASERICDILSKNL
- a CDS encoding sensor histidine kinase, which codes for MRKENSYIKRIILYQCLWIAVGIFITFAFHQLIDTLIIYNIDTEAEMSSIYKIYFGYGHYFFIMLGAIVITIGCFYIQNKQFEKYRDYFVSGIKYIKGEIPEIREFHESLSNERLDFINIRKQILEMENNYELAYKEKTDLLTYLAHDIKTPLSNLLGYSTLLYDEDNLTYEQQKKFIKVIYENVKSLNSLSEDFFSYLKFNLNEIPINIKKFDAELFLKQWEEERKTLVNDNDLDIRFANTSCKEINTDAELLVRILDNLVSNATKYSKKGTTIIVEVEIKDKSLNLTVKNEIENDLNVDWKLVKNKFYRGDMSRNRIKNNGSGVGLTIVNDIVAHLNGKFDVYNKDNLVIANVIIPVY
- a CDS encoding membrane protein, with amino-acid sequence MKKIIRLLTFLLIFAVGLGFFSYKDSRLMEFFIREFDTTVNITTKPQNTEKNILEIQKIAKKNKISFIKEVYKPKNSLKEKQKINIFVYLDDAMWFKKSFKNIDIDENYNGINRFKNVTEHSILTSKEVDFIEYSKIENHTFNGDYHIKGTPSNIGKFIDELNGRKELEIDATIDKSFSVASEITQKQAILYAMLILIIVFALAFSVVIYNSSLSKEISIISLLGHDKMSFCCKKAMNLLAITILISSMALFGVLFYLTHPGSMIGFAIAVKQIFISLVLMGILLTILYFLMLYFRVKNVSTISWLKGYKKIYKTSPVIFKVISFSVVLYLLTVTVFGLNDYLASTSFFDAWEKSKNYANVACAWPWTYVQNDEKFEEIVAPKLSSLWDELDSKGAILFFAPNIQYENDDEYLNKQAFRGRYAYINKNYVETTNLIDSQNNPLTTHTPNSDEWIVFVPENITITEFDKQNIRKSHIFNCVNQKDDVSEKYIKIKKKQYVFTFDCQQNIISPDIFNYVLVMVNGKELAPTREIKIPSLVNGKFHPYIPNPNKGYDYLKPAIQKTQSSDYILFVTSVYDEVVEKIEMYKTETTIYFLGFLLSVLILFVTIKIDEESYFYNYGQKIYVSRLLGYDFKSIHKTKILQIIVGFIVSVIICYMIILFTIYFRNFEFFEPKDGWSLRKLLICLLMYSASIIICFIYEIINIKKNEKNLVTKLKEGN
- a CDS encoding glycosyltransferase, giving the protein MEKSNQKKYTFLINTTPPPRLIKRMDLVKDKFDLYAICWDKGGDEKYDFKRDFCKKEIINIDADNSNPMKRLIPTYKFSQKAYKILERIKPDLIHVQSYDMLEIATKYKKNNDNKVKIIYEVPDIHRYLTDDKKSFPMNIVSSILKKRENNMLAFVDLMIMTSMKFWEHFDGKYSKDNLVFMPNIPNLELFKDYDKLRVKNQHDTFTVGYIGGLRYLNELKKLVKAMEGLEMNLMMAGFESGTYFKELSETKDFIEYRGKFYYDDEIAELYSKCDCIFSVYDASMKNVRIALPNKLYESIHAELPIIVARDTYLSEVVNEWNVGVAVDHESDEEMRNVLIKLRDDQSFYHSLQENCRKMQSELNPQKNNERLLKRIENLF